Proteins encoded within one genomic window of Deferribacter autotrophicus:
- a CDS encoding dihydroorotate dehydrogenase, with the protein MANKNPLEIELCGIKFKNPIITASGTFGYGIEYSRFIDISKLGGISVKGLSLHEVPGNKMPRIIETPAGMLNAIGLQNIGVDRFISEKLPQLRKYDTRIIVNFWGKTVDEYVEVAKKLDVITDIDMLEMNISCPNIKEGGIAFGTDPKMTEKVVSAVKKNIRNKPLIVKLSPNVTDIKLFAKICEDSGADAISAINTLLGMSIDIDTRKPHISNITGGLSGPAIKPVAVRMVYEVFKTVKVPVIGIGGIMNYKDVVEFFLAGASAVQVGTANFVDPEIPLKIVDDLSKYINKNKINNISELTGSFDI; encoded by the coding sequence ATGGCTAATAAAAACCCATTGGAAATTGAGCTTTGTGGAATTAAGTTTAAAAATCCTATTATCACAGCAAGTGGGACTTTTGGATATGGAATAGAGTATAGTAGATTTATAGATATTTCAAAACTAGGTGGAATCAGTGTAAAGGGTTTGTCATTACATGAGGTGCCTGGCAATAAAATGCCAAGAATCATTGAAACACCAGCAGGGATGCTTAATGCTATTGGTCTTCAAAATATCGGAGTTGACAGGTTTATATCAGAAAAATTACCACAATTAAGAAAATATGATACAAGAATTATAGTAAATTTCTGGGGTAAAACGGTAGATGAATATGTGGAAGTAGCTAAAAAATTAGATGTTATTACAGATATTGATATGCTAGAAATGAATATTTCATGTCCAAATATAAAAGAAGGGGGGATAGCATTTGGAACAGACCCAAAAATGACTGAAAAAGTGGTTTCAGCAGTAAAAAAGAATATTAGAAATAAACCTTTAATTGTTAAATTGTCACCAAATGTTACTGATATAAAGCTTTTTGCTAAAATATGTGAAGATTCCGGTGCAGATGCTATAAGCGCCATAAATACGCTCCTTGGGATGTCTATAGATATTGATACACGAAAACCTCATATTTCGAATATCACAGGAGGACTTAGTGGTCCTGCAATAAAACCTGTGGCAGTAAGGATGGTATATGAGGTATTTAAAACAGTGAAAGTTCCAGTTATTGGTATTGGTGGTATAATGAATTATAAAGATGTTGTTGAATTTTTTCTTGCTGGTGCGTCTGCAGTGCAGGTTGGAACAGCAAATTTTGTGGATCCAGAAATCCCATTAAAAATAGTAGATGATTTATCCAAATATATAAACAAAAATAAAATTAATAATATCTCAGAATTAACAGGCAGTTTCGATATTTAA
- a CDS encoding hybrid sensor histidine kinase/response regulator has protein sequence MNNKETRDILSKLGFIYYEGFIENDAVCITYVSDEVLNYISDKSLAYSKNFFKEILTANHKDAFDYFTEKAKKEKYLELLYQIEINNQKYWVIDFTFFEHKDDKILFYGYFKGITRLFDNFIEKKEISEYASNIYSFITKLLEKDEVNELDIIENLIEIFKFEKLAIIKFEDNNPKLCLHNLYEHDAKEIIKLLDSKKVKNENYKLFNLSDNYIIALPNNECKKIVEERFKTVLKILNLVVDYSNKRKRLKKSINNNLKLIDQLKINYAFLEHILNNLQSGVCVVDELKNVVLSNYVFNKFFKEDDIYDLLGNNNSILSRDDNYFKIYIKDLNIENETYKMILAVNVTDIVKYEQEISRLDRLAAIGQLTAGIAHDFNNVLTGIMGMSNALKMLEKDSKKLNFLENIEKLVDKAAGVIRQLLDFARQSEGTGQFLDLVPFIKEFTKILSNTFPKKIKINFKYNKDEKYVVFVDPVQLDRILMNICVNAKDAIGDNQGEINIALEKIEIKDRNFKDLINLVINGKYICISISDSGEGIPKNIRKKIFDPYFTTKVYGNGLGLAQVYGLVKNNNGYITFESELGKGTTFYILLPEVNSKDEHKEEIKKSEKIENLLKDRKILIIDDEKYIIEPLIMYLENYGAKIDYATSGTEGINLAEKNTYDVIITDYYLPDVDSLELLAKFKNVCKNIIVISGYPVKNMDLPFLKKPFALDKLRDLIIELVKNK, from the coding sequence TTGAATAATAAAGAAACAAGAGATATTTTATCAAAACTCGGATTTATTTATTATGAAGGATTTATAGAAAATGATGCCGTTTGCATAACATACGTTTCGGATGAAGTCCTAAATTACATTTCTGACAAATCTCTTGCTTATAGTAAAAATTTCTTTAAAGAAATATTAACTGCCAATCATAAGGATGCTTTTGATTATTTCACAGAGAAAGCAAAAAAAGAAAAATACCTTGAGCTATTATATCAAATTGAAATAAATAACCAAAAATATTGGGTTATAGATTTTACTTTTTTTGAGCATAAAGATGATAAAATATTATTTTATGGTTATTTTAAAGGTATTACACGCCTTTTTGATAATTTTATTGAGAAAAAGGAAATTTCTGAATATGCTAGTAATATTTATTCTTTTATTACAAAATTATTGGAAAAAGATGAAGTTAATGAATTAGATATCATTGAAAATCTTATTGAAATCTTTAAATTCGAAAAATTAGCAATTATAAAATTTGAAGACAATAACCCTAAATTATGCCTGCACAATCTTTATGAACATGATGCTAAAGAAATTATAAAATTATTAGATTCTAAAAAAGTTAAAAACGAAAATTATAAGCTATTTAACTTATCTGACAATTATATAATTGCATTACCAAATAATGAATGTAAAAAAATCGTAGAGGAGCGTTTCAAGACAGTTTTAAAAATATTAAATCTAGTAGTCGACTATTCAAATAAGAGAAAACGTCTGAAGAAATCAATAAACAACAATTTAAAACTTATTGATCAATTAAAAATAAACTACGCTTTTTTGGAGCATATTTTAAACAATTTGCAATCAGGAGTATGTGTAGTCGATGAGTTAAAAAACGTTGTTTTAAGCAATTATGTATTCAATAAATTCTTCAAAGAGGACGATATTTATGATTTATTAGGTAATAATAATTCTATTTTATCTAGAGATGATAACTACTTCAAAATATATATAAAAGACTTAAACATTGAAAATGAGACTTACAAAATGATACTTGCAGTGAATGTTACAGATATTGTTAAGTATGAGCAGGAAATATCAAGGCTTGATAGACTTGCAGCAATAGGACAGCTCACAGCTGGAATAGCTCATGATTTTAATAATGTGTTAACAGGCATAATGGGGATGAGTAATGCCCTAAAAATGCTTGAGAAAGACAGTAAAAAATTGAATTTTCTAGAAAATATAGAAAAACTTGTAGACAAAGCAGCAGGAGTAATCAGGCAACTTCTTGATTTTGCAAGGCAATCTGAAGGAACGGGGCAATTTCTTGATTTGGTACCATTTATTAAAGAATTTACGAAAATACTAAGCAACACTTTTCCAAAGAAAATAAAGATAAATTTCAAATATAACAAAGATGAAAAATACGTTGTATTTGTAGATCCAGTTCAGCTTGATAGGATATTAATGAATATTTGTGTAAATGCAAAGGATGCCATAGGGGATAATCAGGGAGAAATAAACATTGCGTTAGAAAAAATAGAAATTAAGGATAGAAATTTTAAAGATTTAATCAATTTAGTGATAAATGGTAAATATATTTGCATAAGTATATCTGATTCAGGAGAAGGTATCCCTAAAAATATAAGAAAAAAGATTTTTGATCCATATTTTACCACTAAGGTGTATGGTAATGGCTTGGGGCTTGCCCAGGTATATGGTCTTGTGAAGAATAATAATGGATATATCACTTTTGAATCAGAATTGGGGAAGGGGACAACATTTTATATTCTATTACCCGAAGTAAATTCAAAAGATGAACATAAAGAAGAGATTAAAAAATCTGAAAAAATTGAAAATTTATTGAAAGACAGAAAGATACTGATTATTGATGATGAAAAATATATAATAGAGCCTTTGATAATGTATTTGGAGAATTATGGAGCAAAGATTGATTATGCCACCTCAGGGACAGAAGGAATAAATTTGGCAGAAAAAAATACTTATGACGTAATAATTACTGATTATTACTTACCTGATGTTGATAGTTTAGAGCTTTTAGCAAAATTTAAAAATGTTTGTAAAAATATTATAGTAATATCAGGCTATCCTGTAAAAAATATGGATTTACCTTTTTTGAAGAAACCTTTTGCTCTCGATAAACTACGTGATCTGATAATAGAATTAGTAAAAAATAAATAA
- a CDS encoding 1,4-dihydroxy-6-naphthoate synthase, with product MRKLTLGISTCPNDTYIFGALINGFIDAPYKFKVLLDDVEVLNNFALNNYLDVIKVSYGVIPKLIDKYVILKSGGALSYGHGPILVSKKYHKIEELKGKKIAIPGFNTTAYNLFKYFYGNDFNFFHLRFDKIIPAVINGEADAGLLIHEGRFVYKIYGLNLICDLGVLWDEKFDAPIPLGAILLKREIRELAPEINNLIRKSIDYAKNHFNKIKPFIEKYAQELNDKIVKKHIEAFVNENSYDLSKYINQLSIFLNIDKSSFV from the coding sequence ATGAGAAAACTCACACTTGGTATTTCCACATGTCCCAATGATACTTATATTTTTGGTGCATTAATAAATGGATTTATAGATGCACCTTACAAATTTAAAGTTCTTCTTGATGATGTGGAAGTTTTAAATAATTTTGCTCTTAATAATTATCTTGATGTAATAAAAGTATCCTATGGAGTTATACCAAAACTTATTGATAAATATGTAATACTAAAAAGTGGTGGTGCGCTGAGTTATGGTCATGGCCCCATTTTAGTTTCAAAAAAATATCATAAAATTGAAGAATTAAAAGGGAAAAAAATAGCAATACCAGGCTTTAACACCACTGCCTACAATTTATTCAAATATTTTTATGGCAATGATTTTAATTTTTTCCATTTAAGATTTGATAAAATTATTCCTGCAGTAATAAATGGGGAAGCAGATGCAGGTCTCTTGATTCATGAAGGGCGTTTTGTTTATAAAATTTATGGATTAAATCTTATATGTGACTTAGGTGTTTTATGGGATGAAAAGTTTGACGCACCCATCCCACTTGGTGCAATTCTTTTAAAAAGAGAGATTCGTGAACTTGCTCCTGAAATAAATAATCTTATTAGAAAATCAATTGATTATGCAAAAAACCATTTTAATAAAATAAAACCATTTATTGAAAAATACGCTCAAGAGTTAAACGATAAGATAGTTAAAAAACATATTGAAGCATTTGTTAATGAAAATTCTTATGATTTATCAAAATATATAAATCAGTTATCAATATTTTTAAATATCGATAAATCCTCTTTTGTCTAA
- a CDS encoding diacylglycerol/lipid kinase family protein, whose protein sequence is MKTIVIANPVSGSFNKEKFEKCLKILNKKLTNINVIFTEYASHAEKISNEEDYDLIITAGGDGLINEVINGIESRVDKNKPILFYNLPFGTSNVFCREYNIPVKPEFAAERMRITEFDSIPLGFIGGRYFALMLGLGFDATAVKLVDLDFKKKYGKLAYIKSGLHSFLFTKFTPFNVYVKGKKINTYHMIVAVSNRYAGNFILSKAFKKNRLNIFYLDSESKLKLLNNITSVSLFRGFKGKKTTCDILKVSDIDECQLDGDFFKLNSKNNFVRLKKSSFYLIKSL, encoded by the coding sequence ATGAAAACGATTGTCATTGCAAACCCTGTAAGTGGTTCATTCAATAAAGAAAAATTTGAAAAATGCTTAAAGATACTTAATAAAAAGCTTACCAATATAAATGTAATTTTCACTGAATATGCAAGTCATGCAGAAAAAATATCTAATGAAGAAGATTATGATTTGATAATCACTGCTGGTGGAGACGGTTTGATAAATGAGGTAATAAATGGAATAGAATCAAGAGTAGATAAGAATAAACCTATACTTTTCTACAATTTACCATTTGGCACAAGCAACGTGTTCTGTAGAGAATATAATATACCTGTAAAACCTGAGTTTGCTGCAGAAAGAATGAGAATTACTGAATTTGATTCAATACCATTGGGATTTATTGGTGGAAGGTATTTTGCGCTTATGTTAGGATTAGGCTTTGACGCAACAGCAGTAAAATTGGTAGATTTAGATTTTAAAAAGAAATACGGTAAATTGGCATACATCAAGTCAGGTCTTCATTCTTTTTTATTTACAAAATTTACTCCTTTTAATGTATATGTTAAAGGCAAAAAAATTAATACGTATCATATGATTGTAGCTGTTAGCAATAGATATGCAGGAAATTTTATTTTATCAAAAGCTTTCAAGAAAAATCGTCTTAACATCTTCTACTTAGACAGTGAATCTAAATTAAAACTTTTAAATAATATTACATCTGTATCACTTTTTAGAGGATTTAAAGGTAAAAAAACTACTTGCGATATTTTAAAAGTATCTGATATAGATGAATGCCAGCTTGATGGTGATTTTTTTAAGCTGAACAGTAAAAACAATTTTGTAAGATTAAAAAAGTCTTCATTCTACTTGATAAAGTCGTTATAA
- a CDS encoding methyltransferase family protein — protein sequence MTYYYILATYLIFYCILHSIMADDVIMNKIYYKWWYRGFFVIISTVLLVPAVIIYSKIKSEYFFNPPLAIKIILYLINIAALLFGYYASKCYDNDEFLGIKQIREYFKKGVTEVNHHKKLIVKGALKYVRHPYYFAGIVLLWSRPLKVKDLLVNIIFTLYLILGAINEERKLIKYYGEEYINYKKEVPMLIPRFFRFRE from the coding sequence ATGACATATTATTATATTCTTGCAACATATCTCATTTTTTACTGTATATTGCACTCTATAATGGCAGATGATGTTATTATGAATAAAATTTATTATAAATGGTGGTATAGAGGTTTCTTTGTAATTATATCTACTGTTTTATTAGTCCCTGCAGTAATCATTTACAGTAAAATAAAAAGTGAATATTTCTTTAATCCCCCTTTAGCTATAAAAATAATACTTTATTTAATTAATATTGCAGCTTTATTATTTGGTTATTATGCGTCTAAATGTTATGATAATGATGAATTTTTAGGTATAAAACAGATTAGAGAGTATTTTAAAAAAGGTGTAACAGAGGTAAATCATCATAAGAAGCTGATAGTAAAAGGTGCATTAAAGTATGTAAGACATCCATACTATTTTGCAGGAATTGTATTACTATGGTCAAGACCATTAAAAGTTAAAGACTTATTGGTTAATATTATTTTTACCTTATATTTAATATTAGGTGCAATAAATGAAGAAAGAAAACTGATAAAATATTATGGAGAAGAATATATTAATTATAAAAAAGAGGTTCCTATGTTAATCCCAAGATTTTTTAGGTTTAGAGAATGA
- a CDS encoding HAD family hydrolase: MRNKVIIFDLDGTLIDTLRDIHSSLMITLEEFGFPKFDINVTKSYVGDGIKKLVERAVGEKNYNKEIEKYFREIYNKKIIETSTKYEQIDYVLSNLKKITPYLFIISNKSFKFTDIIVKHFNLDIYFKEWFGGDSFEEKKPSPIPVLKIFKKYNISPDKNSFMIGDNYTDIESGFYAGVSTIYCSYGYGKLGNITPDYIVDSPVEILKIVQGG, encoded by the coding sequence ATGAGAAATAAAGTTATCATTTTTGATTTAGACGGAACTCTAATTGATACTTTAAGAGATATTCATTCATCTTTAATGATTACTTTAGAAGAATTTGGATTTCCAAAATTTGACATAAATGTTACAAAATCATATGTGGGTGATGGTATAAAAAAATTAGTAGAAAGAGCTGTTGGTGAAAAAAACTATAATAAAGAGATAGAAAAATACTTCAGAGAAATATATAATAAAAAAATTATTGAAACATCAACAAAATATGAACAAATAGATTATGTCTTATCAAATTTAAAGAAAATTACTCCATATCTATTCATTATTTCAAATAAGTCTTTCAAGTTTACAGATATCATTGTAAAGCATTTTAATCTTGATATATATTTTAAAGAATGGTTTGGTGGAGATAGTTTTGAGGAGAAAAAGCCCTCCCCTATTCCTGTTTTAAAAATATTTAAAAAGTATAATATAAGTCCTGATAAAAATTCATTTATGATAGGAGATAATTATACAGATATAGAGTCAGGTTTTTATGCTGGTGTATCTACAATTTATTGTTCATACGGTTATGGAAAATTAGGTAACATTACTCCCGATTATATTGTTGACTCACCAGTAGAAATACTTAAGATAGTACAAGGGGGATGA
- the purB gene encoding adenylosuccinate lyase — MNKYDTFVNPLTERYACEEIQHIFSPQKKFSTWRKLWVALAEAEKELGLPITDEQIDEMKSNINNIDFEYAKEMEKKFRHDVMAHVLTFGKVAPKAMPIIHLGATSAYVGDNSDLIIMKEALLHIRKKMINLIYNLRNFALKYKDLPTLGFTHYQPAQLTTVGKRASLWLQDFMLDFDELEYVIENLRFRGVKGTTGTQASFMKLFENNSEKVKKLDEIVSKKMGFDKVLKITGQTYTRKQDTKVLSLLAKIAESAHKMATDVRLLQNLKEIEEPFEKTQIGSSAMAYKRNPMRSERVCALARHVITLSLNPYMTHATQWFERTLDDSANRRITIPESFMGVDAILNLLINITDGMVVYEKMIERHIKQELPFMATENIIMEAVKKGADRQEMHEIIRVHSMEAGKKVKLDGMENDLLERLINDKRIPLDENEIKSLLNPKDFIGRAPEQVVEFINEEVDPVIEKYRNELGVSVEIKV, encoded by the coding sequence ATGAATAAATATGATACTTTCGTAAATCCATTAACTGAGAGATATGCTTGTGAAGAAATTCAACACATCTTTTCTCCGCAAAAAAAGTTTAGCACATGGAGAAAGCTATGGGTGGCTCTTGCTGAGGCTGAAAAGGAATTGGGGCTTCCTATTACAGACGAACAAATTGATGAAATGAAGTCTAATATCAATAATATTGATTTTGAGTATGCCAAGGAAATGGAAAAAAAATTTAGACATGATGTTATGGCTCATGTTCTTACCTTTGGCAAAGTTGCTCCCAAGGCAATGCCTATTATACATCTTGGTGCTACATCAGCTTATGTGGGGGATAATAGTGATTTAATTATTATGAAAGAGGCATTGCTTCATATTAGGAAAAAAATGATAAATCTAATTTATAATTTAAGGAATTTTGCTCTGAAATATAAAGATCTCCCTACCCTAGGTTTCACCCATTATCAGCCTGCTCAACTTACCACAGTGGGAAAAAGAGCATCTTTATGGCTGCAGGATTTTATGCTTGATTTTGATGAGCTTGAGTACGTTATAGAAAATTTAAGATTTAGAGGTGTTAAAGGAACAACCGGAACTCAGGCTTCTTTTATGAAACTTTTTGAAAACAATAGTGAAAAAGTAAAAAAATTAGATGAAATTGTTAGTAAAAAGATGGGGTTTGATAAAGTCCTAAAAATTACAGGTCAAACTTATACTCGTAAACAGGACACAAAAGTGTTGAGTCTTCTTGCAAAAATAGCAGAATCAGCTCATAAAATGGCCACTGATGTAAGATTACTTCAAAATTTAAAAGAAATTGAAGAACCATTCGAAAAAACTCAGATTGGCTCAAGTGCTATGGCTTACAAAAGAAATCCTATGAGAAGTGAAAGGGTATGCGCTCTAGCAAGACATGTCATCACTCTTTCATTAAACCCTTATATGACACATGCTACTCAGTGGTTTGAACGTACTCTTGATGACTCTGCAAATAGAAGAATTACTATCCCAGAATCGTTTATGGGAGTGGATGCAATACTTAACTTGCTGATAAATATAACAGATGGGATGGTAGTTTATGAAAAAATGATTGAAAGGCATATTAAGCAAGAATTACCTTTTATGGCTACAGAAAATATTATAATGGAAGCTGTGAAAAAAGGTGCTGACAGACAAGAGATGCATGAAATAATCAGAGTTCATTCCATGGAAGCTGGTAAAAAAGTAAAACTTGATGGTATGGAAAATGATCTACTTGAAAGATTGATAAACGATAAGCGTATCCCACTTGATGAAAACGAAATTAAATCACTTTTGAATCCTAAAGATTTTATAGGTAGAGCCCCAGAACAAGTGGTAGAGTTTATAAATGAAGAGGTTGACCCTGTTATTGAAAAATACAGAAATGAACTTGGTGTAAGTGTGGAAATAAAAGTTTAA
- a CDS encoding amidohydrolase family protein, giving the protein MSKTAIYAKYIYYDGKIVEDSYLLINDEKVEKVVKEIPENQKYDYKIIERSNSAIFPGFINTHTHLPMVYFRGLADDLPLMEWLQKYIWPAENRWLSDEFVYDATLLAACELIKSGTICANDMYFYSDSIAQALINAGVKGVLGAGVLDFPTKFAKNPDEYLDKAKLLIEKYRDNDLINIAICPHAPYTVSPENYKKCIAFAERYGLVIHTHLAETEWEVNEIYNKYGKTPLKLMDEVGMLDTKSIFAHMVHLTDEEIEVAGKKKVNISHCLESNFKLASGFARVKELLDKGANVSIGTDGAASNNDLDILVEASVVTKFHKAYSGDATALDAKTALDMLTINAAKGLYLENTGQIKEGNFADFIIVNLDKVHLQPLYNPVSQLIYAAKSSDITDVFINGKHIMENRKILTIDEEEVLDKAKYWGKKISGVK; this is encoded by the coding sequence ATGAGCAAAACTGCAATTTATGCAAAATACATTTATTACGATGGCAAAATCGTTGAAGATTCTTATTTATTGATTAATGATGAAAAAGTTGAAAAAGTTGTAAAAGAAATACCTGAGAATCAAAAATATGATTATAAAATAATTGAGAGAAGCAATTCTGCTATATTCCCTGGTTTTATTAATACTCATACACACTTACCGATGGTTTATTTTAGAGGTCTGGCTGATGACTTGCCTTTGATGGAATGGCTTCAAAAATATATCTGGCCTGCTGAAAACAGATGGCTTAGCGACGAATTTGTTTATGACGCAACCCTCCTTGCTGCCTGCGAGCTTATTAAAAGTGGAACTATTTGTGCAAATGATATGTATTTTTATTCGGATTCAATTGCTCAGGCCTTGATTAACGCTGGAGTCAAAGGTGTTTTAGGTGCTGGAGTACTAGATTTTCCTACAAAATTTGCTAAAAATCCAGATGAATACCTTGATAAAGCTAAGTTACTTATTGAAAAATATAGAGACAATGACTTGATAAATATTGCAATTTGCCCTCATGCACCCTATACTGTCTCACCTGAAAACTATAAAAAATGTATAGCTTTTGCTGAAAGGTATGGTTTGGTTATTCACACTCATCTTGCAGAAACAGAATGGGAAGTTAATGAAATATACAATAAATATGGAAAAACCCCTCTAAAACTTATGGATGAAGTGGGAATGCTTGATACCAAATCCATTTTTGCTCATATGGTTCACTTGACTGATGAAGAAATTGAAGTTGCAGGGAAAAAGAAGGTAAATATCTCACACTGCTTGGAGAGTAATTTTAAGCTTGCAAGCGGCTTTGCAAGAGTAAAGGAATTACTTGATAAAGGCGCAAACGTATCTATCGGGACAGATGGTGCAGCAAGCAATAATGACCTTGATATCCTTGTAGAAGCTTCGGTGGTAACAAAGTTTCACAAGGCTTATAGTGGTGATGCTACTGCCCTTGATGCAAAAACTGCCCTTGATATGCTGACAATAAATGCGGCAAAGGGGTTGTATCTCGAAAATACTGGGCAAATAAAAGAAGGAAATTTTGCTGATTTTATAATTGTGAATTTAGACAAAGTTCACCTTCAACCTCTTTACAATCCTGTATCTCAACTAATATATGCTGCAAAATCATCTGATATTACAGATGTTTTTATAAATGGAAAGCATATAATGGAAAATAGAAAAATTTTGACAATTGATGAAGAAGAAGTATTAGATAAAGCAAAATATTGGGGAAAGAAAATTAGTGGGGTGAAATAA